The proteins below are encoded in one region of Spirochaeta isovalerica:
- a CDS encoding SHOCT-like domain-containing protein, giving the protein MNEERMKILNMLSEGKITTEEADRLLDAVGAAPSMAAANPVGADGLPKYLYVNVNSFKENGEEKKENVNIKVPMALIKAGVNIASLMPEDVQGEINKAMDEKGVKFNLSDIKKENLDEFLVALRELEVNVDGENERVRIYCQ; this is encoded by the coding sequence ATGAACGAAGAGAGAATGAAAATTTTAAACATGCTCAGCGAAGGCAAAATCACAACGGAAGAAGCGGACAGACTGCTCGATGCCGTAGGAGCGGCGCCTTCCATGGCTGCAGCTAATCCTGTCGGAGCCGACGGTCTTCCGAAATACCTCTATGTGAATGTAAACAGCTTTAAGGAGAACGGAGAGGAGAAGAAAGAGAATGTGAACATAAAGGTTCCCATGGCCCTGATAAAAGCCGGTGTGAATATCGCCTCGCTTATGCCGGAAGACGTTCAGGGGGAAATCAATAAAGCCATGGACGAAAAAGGGGTGAAATTTAATCTTTCCGATATTAAAAAGGAGAATCTCGATGAATTCCTGGTTGCACTCAGAGAACTGGAAGTTAATGTGGATGGAGAAAATGAACGAGTTAGGATTTACTGCCAGTGA